In Leifsonia sp. AK011, the genomic stretch TCAACGCAGCAAGCGTGCCGAAAAGAACCCCAACTGCGCCAAACCAATCTGCACGGTCATACGACCCGGGCTTGGCGGACTCCACCCGGTCAATGTAGCCGCCCACTTGCTTGTTGTGGTGATGCGCGCGGCTCGAGGTGAGTGAGTTACGCGGTCGCGGGCTCAGACTTCGCCGCACTGCCGCGCTTGCGCACCTCGCGGAGCACGATCTGCTCCGGGCACACGGTCGACAGGAAGTCGCCCACGGAGAGCGCGAGGCGATCGCCGACGAGCGAGTAGAGGATGCGGTTGGCATCGCGACGCTCGGTGACGAGGCCGGCCTGGCGGAGCACGGCGAGGTGTCGCGAGATGGTCGGGCCCGAGGTGTTGAAGCGGGCCGCGATCTCGCCGGCCGCCATCTCCCCGCCCTTGAGGTCCTGGAGGATCTGTCGGCGGGTGGGATGCGCGAGGGCTGAGAAGACGTCGCTCGCGGTATCTGTCATGTTTGCACTTTAGCACCATTGCTATATACAGTGTCGCTAGGTAGCAATTTAGCGAAATAGACAAGGACGCCGATCATGCGCATCGCGATCACCGGAGGAACAGGTTTCGTCGGAAGGAACGTGGCCGCTCGCCTCGACAGCCCCGTGATCATCTCGCGCCGCACGGGCATCGACGTCGACGACGTGGACGCGCTCGCCGCCGCCTTTGAGGGATGCGACGCCGTCATCCACGCAGCCGGCATCAACCGCGAGATCGGCACCCAGACCTTCCAGCGGGTCCACGTCGAGGGCACGCGCGCCGTCGTGGAAGCGGCTCAGAGAGCTGGGGTGAAGCGCATCGTCATGGTGAGCTTCCTGCGCGCGCGCCCGGACTGCGGCTCGGGCTACCACGAGACGAAGTGGGCAGCGGAGGAGCTGATCCGTGGGTCGGGCATCCCGCACACCATCCTCAAGGCCTCGATGATCTATGGCCCCGGCGACCACATGGTCGACCACGTCACGCGCGCGGTGCGGTCGTGGCCCGTGTTCGGCACGGTCGGCTTCGGGCAGCGGATGGTACGGCCAGTGCCCATCGCGGACTTCGTTGACGTGGTGCTGGCCGCTGTCGAGGGGCGCATCGCCGAGCCGACGGTTGCCGTGATGGGCGCGGAGGAACTGAGCCTCAGCGACGCCGTGCGCCGGGTGGCGAAGGTCGCGGGAAAGCGGCCCCTGTTCGTGCCCCTGCCGGTGTGGGCGATCAAGCTGCTCGCCCAGGTCACCGAGTGGACGATGAAGGTGCCGCTCGTGGCAAAAGCCCAGGCGCGGATGCTCGACGAGGGTGTGAACGAGGC encodes the following:
- a CDS encoding NAD(P)H-binding protein, translating into MRIAITGGTGFVGRNVAARLDSPVIISRRTGIDVDDVDALAAAFEGCDAVIHAAGINREIGTQTFQRVHVEGTRAVVEAAQRAGVKRIVMVSFLRARPDCGSGYHETKWAAEELIRGSGIPHTILKASMIYGPGDHMVDHVTRAVRSWPVFGTVGFGQRMVRPVPIADFVDVVLAAVEGRIAEPTVAVMGAEELSLSDAVRRVAKVAGKRPLFVPLPVWAIKLLAQVTEWTMKVPLVAKAQARMLDEGVNEALPWVPEPPLEVRPKHPFSEENIREALPEAGAFGWHDLRVSGWCAARRGGARVLAAQA
- a CDS encoding metalloregulator ArsR/SmtB family transcription factor, with translation MTDTASDVFSALAHPTRRQILQDLKGGEMAAGEIAARFNTSGPTISRHLAVLRQAGLVTERRDANRILYSLVGDRLALSVGDFLSTVCPEQIVLREVRKRGSAAKSEPATA